The DNA sequence GCGCAGGTAGCGCGTCAGGTAGGCGTCGTGCTGCTCGCGGTGCGGCGACGGCATCAGGATCTTGACGTTGCGCCCGATCAGCTCGTCCATGCTGTAGCCGAATGCCCTTTCCGCCGCCGGGTTGGCCCGCTCGATGATGCCGCCCTCGTCGATCACGATCACCGCATCCGGCATGGTCGACAGCATCGAGCTGAGCAGCGCGCGTTCCTCCGCGGCGTGCTTGCTGTGGGAGATGTCCTGCATGACGTTGACGAAGCCGACCAGTTCGCCGCCCTCGTGCAGCGCGGTCATGGTGGTATGGGCATAGCACATCGTGCCGTCCTGCCGCGCGCTCCAGTGCTCGCGCGACACATGGTCGTGGTTGCGTGCGGTCTCCAGCATCTGGGCGGGCACGCCCGATTGCACCTCTTCCCGCGCGAACAGGCGCTCGAACGACGCGCCGACGATGTCGTCGGCGGGGTACCCCAGGATATGCTGCGCGCCGGTATTCCAGCTGGCGATATGCCCGTCCGGGGCCAGCCTGAAAATCGCGTAGTCGCGCACCGTCTGCACCAGCAGGCGCAGGTTGTCCTCGATGCGCGCCAGCTCCGACTTGCGGTGCATGCGTGCGGCGTCGTAGCGGTCGAGCGCCATCGCCTGCGCCCACGTGAAAATCAGTAGCAGCAGCGCGGCACCTGCCGCCGCGACGGCCAGGACGAACGCGATGCCGTGCGCGGAGTTTTGTTGCCACTGGTAGGTCAGCCAGGCGCTCAGGACGGGAGTGGCGACGGCCGGCGAGAGCAGGCGCCGCGCCAAGATCCCGCCGGCGCCCGGGCTGGCCACAACCCGCATCAAGCCGGCATCCGGTCGCGCGAACAGCACGGCCAGCGACAGCAGCAGGAGCAGGACAGACACGCCCACCGTCATCGGCATGTTGGCGCCGACCTGGATCAGCGCGATGACGCCGAACGCGTGCCCGACCATGACCAGCACCGCCATGCCCAAGCCACCGGCGGCGAAGACCTGGGCGGCGAGCACGCTGCGGGGCCGGCCGGGCAAAAGCAGGATCGCCAGCGACAGCAGCAGGAGCGCCGCCGCCGTGTTGGGCGGCATGACGGCAATCTTCGTCAGTGCCGTCGGGGTGCCGATAGACAGGTAGTACGCGATGGTCAGCACAGCGATGCTGAGCACTGCGGCGGCCAAGCCGCTGGCGACGGCAGTGGAACGTTCATCGCGATGTCGCAGATAAACGGCCGCGCCGCACAGCATGAAGCACACGCTGGCGACGGCATGGGGGAATTGCGGTTCGACCGCTACGCCAAAAAGATACAGGCGTGTCACTGCAATGCTTGCTCCAAGCATTGCAGTGATGCCGGCGAAGATCTTCGACAGCCGCTTGATCTGACCAACGAGAATGTGCGTTTCCATGCGGTTCCGCAACGACCGCCACCGGCAGCGCAGGCTCCAACGGTCCAGTGGATTGGAATGCACACTGCGGCGTGAGGTTCCACAGGGGCACCAAGACAGTGCGCCGGCGCCCCGGTCGGATCAATAATCCGCTTGGCATCCGGTCTCCTGCGCCGGGAATTTTTGCCATGCGGCGCGTTCGAACGGTGATATTGCTGATGGTGAGAAAGCGATGAAAACTACATTGAAGCAACACCAGATCCGCACCAAACGGCCGAGCGAGGAAAGCAGCCCGACGCCGCGCCTGCCGCATGAACGGGACGAGTCGGAGGATAGCCAGGAAAGCGCGGGACGCACCACCGGCCACGATGTCGCCGGCCGCACCGACATGCGGCAGGCCTACGACGACTTGCAAAAAGGCATGGTCGACACCGATTTGCGGGAAACCGGCGGCGTCGACGAAGTGGTCAACAAGCGGCCCGGACAGTCGCCGGACAAGGTGGTGAAGAAACCGTTTTAGGGACGGGCCTTATTCGTAGTTGCGCGCATCCTCGATCACCTTGCCGTCGTTCGGCAGGCTGCCGGGTGGCACCAGCATGACCTCTCCGCGCAGCTTGGTGATGTCGCGGATGGTAGCGACGATGGCCTCGACCGGCACGGCGGCAGCCTGCGCCACTTCGCAATGCAGCGTCATCACGTCGTTGGCCATTTCACCCGACACGACCAGCCGGGCCTTGAGGATGGCGGGATGCCGCCGCGCCACTTCCGCCACCTGTGCCGGGTGCACGAACATGGCGCGCACCTTGGTCGTCTGGTCGGCGCGCCCCATCCAGCCGCGGATGCGGGTATTGGTGCGGCCGCACGGCGAGGCGCCCGGCAGCACCGCCGACAGGTCGCCGGTGGCAAAGCGCAGCAGCGGATAGTCCGGGTTGAACGAAGTGACCACCACTTCACCGACTTCGCCTTCGGGCAGCGGATCGCCGGTGCCGGGGCGTACGATTTCCAGGATCAAGTCTTCGTCGACGATCATGCCGGGATTGACCTTGCCGCCGGTCTGCGTTTCATAGGCGATGTTGCCGATGTCCGCCGAGCCGTACATCTGCAGCACGGTCGGCACGCCGTTGTCGTGGAACCAGGCGCGCAGCGACGGCGGCAGCGCCTCGGCGCCGACCACCGCGCGCCGCACGCTGCTGATGTCGGCGTTCATTTCGCGCGCCTTTTCGATGATGATCTTGAGGAAGGAGGGCGTGCCGATGTAGGCGTCTGGCTGCAGCGCCGCCATCGCCTGCACCTGCATCTCGGTCTGGCCGATGCCGGCCGGGATCACCGGGCAGCCCAGGCGCGCCGCGCCGCCTTCGACCATGTAGGCCGCCGGCGTGAAGTGATACGAAAAGCAGTTTTGCACCACGTCGCCCGCGCGCAGGCCCGCCGCCGCCATCGGCCGCGCGAAGCGCCACCAGTCGACCCCCTGGCCTTCCGGGTCGAAGATCGGCCCGGGCGACATGAACAGACGCCGCAGTTCGCGCACCGGCGTGGCGTTGAGACCGCCGAACGGCATGGCTTCCTGCTGCAACTGCTTCAGGTCCGACTTGCGCGTGACCGGCAGCTGCGCCAGCGCGGCGCGCGAGGTGACATCGCGCGGATTCACGCCGTCCAGGGTGCGCATCCAGCCGGGAGCGCAGCGGGCGCGCGCCACCAGCTGCGGCAGGCGCGTCATCAGATCGGCCTCGCGCAATTGCGGGGCGCGGGTTTCCAGCGAATCGAGATGGTCGGTCATAGCAGGTCCGTCAAAGTAGGGGAGGCCATGCGCACCGCGTGGGGCGCCTGTCGTGCAATCGATAAATAGGGGGGGCAGGGATCAGGCCAGCCAGCGTTTCCTGCGGCGATAGAACTTCATGTCGCGAAAGCTCTTGCGCTCGGCGCCGGCCACGCCCAGGTAGAATTCCTTGACGTCTTCGTTGGTCGCGAGATCCTGTGCCGCGCCTTCCATCACGACCCGGCCGTTTTCCAGGATGTAGCCGAAGTCGGCGTAGCGCAGCGCCACCATCGTGTTCTGCTCGGCCACCAGGAACGACACGTTTTCCTTGCGGTTCAAGTCCTTGACGATCTCGAAGATCTCTTCCACGATCTGCGGCGCCAGGCCCATCGACGGTTCGTCGAGCAGGATCATGGACGGCTTGGCCATGAGCGATCGGCCGATCGCGCACATTTGCTGCTCGCCGCCGGAGGTGTAGCCGGCCTGCGAGTTGCGCCGCTCCTTCAGGCGCGGGAAGTAGTGGTACACCTTGTCCAGCGCATCCTTCAGCTCGCCGCGCGACAGGCGGCGCGTGTAGGCGCCGGTCAACAGGTTTTCCTCGACCGTGAGGTGGCCGAAGCAGTGCCTGCCTTCCATCACCTGCGACAGGCCGCGCTTCACCAGTTCGTTGGGCGTGAGCTGGTCGACGCGCTCGCCCTTGAACTCGACGCTGCCCTTGGTGACGTCGCCGCGCTCGCCGCGCAACAGCGTCGAGATCGACTTCATCGTGGTCGACTTGCCGGCGCCGTTGGCGCCCAGGAGCGCGACGATCTTCCCTTGCGGGACTTGCAGCGAGACGCCTTTCAACACCAGGATCACGTGGTCGTAGATGACCTCGATGTTGTTGACCGAGAGGTAGGGGCGTCCGGCGTCGGCCGGCGTAGCGTTCGTTACGGGTGCAATGCTCATGTCAGTGATCCGGAGCGATTTGTAGATCCCTCTCCCGTCTCGGGAGAGGGGCAGCGTCGAAGTGATCAGCTGGCGCAGGCCGGCTTGATGTTCTTCTCCGTCGCATACTTGGCCGACGATTCCTCCAGCAGCCTGCGCGTCAGTGCCTTGTCGCCGGTGACCCAGTTAGGCGTGATCGGCACCCACTTGCTGCCGGTCCATTGCTGCACCTTCACCGCGCCCGAGCCTTCGTGGTCGTCGCACGAAGTCTTCACCGGCGGGAACATGCCGAGCGCGCCGAGCGCCTTCTGGCGCGCCTCGTTGACATCAAGGTTTTCGAAGCCCCAGCGCACCTGCTCGCCGCTCATTACCTTGCCCTTGCCGAATTTTTCCTGCGCCTTGCGGATCGCTTCCGTCCACAGGATCGCCGCCGTCACGCCGCGCATGTGGTAGACCGATCCGATGCGGCCCTTGTCGTCCAGGTTACCCTTGCCGGCGTCATAGACTTTCTTGCGGATGTCGTCGAGCACCGGATAGTTGCCGGGAGTGTTGAAGGTCATCGTGGTGTAGCCCTTGGCCGCATCGCCGGCCGGGACTGTGTCTTCCTCCGAGCCGGCCCACCATACGCCAAGGATTTTCTCGCGCGGGAAGCCGTTGCGCTGAGCGGTCTTGATCGCTACCGCGTTCATCACGCCCCAGCCCCACAGGATCACGTAATCCGGCTTGGCCTGGCGGATCTGCAGCCATTGCGACTGCTGCTCGTTGCCCGGATGCGCAACCGGGATCTTGATCAGCTCGAAGCCGTATTTCTGCGCTTCCGCGTCCAGCACCGGCATAGGCTCCTTGCCGAAGGCCGAGTCGTGGTACAGGTGCACGATCTTCTTGCCCTTGAGCTTTTCGGCGCCGCCGTTCAGGCTGCCGAGGTAGGCGACCATCGCCGCCGCCTGGTTCCAGTAGCTGGTAATGAGCGGGAAGACGTACGGGAACACCTTGCCGTTGGCTGCATCGGAGCGGCCATAGCCAAGCATCGTCATCGGAATCTTGTCGGTCGCGACGCGGTCGAGGATGCCGTAGGCGATACCGGTCGACAGCGGGTCCACCAGCGCCGCGCCGCCGTTTTTGGATTTCATGCGCTCGTAGCATTCGACGCCGCGCGACGCGTTGTACTCCGTCTCGCATTCTTCCCACTTGATCTTCACACCGTTGATGCCGCCGTTGGCGTTGACCAGGTTGAAGTAATCGATGGCGCCGCCATAGAATCCGGAACCGCCCGCCGCATAGGGGCCGACACGGTAGGACGGAAGCGGGATGTACTGCTCTTGCGCCGCCGCGGCGCCGATGCTGCCGGCCAGGGCTGCGCCCAGCAGAATTGATTTGATCAACTTCATGTGCTCCTCCTTGTTATAGACAGCAATGAGACGGTGAAACCAAAGCATGTTTTTTAGTGCGGGAACGGCCACAGGCGCAGCTTTTCCTTGGCGATCTGCCACAGGCGTGCTAGGCCGTGCGGCTCGACGATCAGGAAGAAGATGATCAGCGCGCCGAACACCATCAGTTCCAGGTTCGAGGCGACCGAGGTCGGCAGCGCCAGCGAATGCGCGATGATGTTGAGAAAAATCGGCAGCAGCACGATGAAGGCCGACCCGAAGAAGGCGCCGATGACCGAGCCAACGCCGCCGATGATGATCATGAACAGGATGCGGAAGGACAGATCCAGGCTGTACGCTTCCGGCTCCACCGTCCCCAGGTAGGCGAAGGCGTACAGGGCGCCGGCCACGCCGCAATAGAACGAGCTGACCGCGAATGCCAAGAGCTTGGTGCGCATCAGGCGGAAACCGATCACTTCGGCCGCGACGTCCATGTCGCGCACCGCCATCCAGGAGCGGCCGACATTGGTGCGGATCATGTTCTTGAGCAGCACCGCCATCACGCACACGATGCATAGCGTGAGCAGGTACTTGCTGGCCGGTGTGTCGAATTCATAACCGAGGATCACGATTTTTTGCGCGGTGATCACGCCCGACGAGCTGTTATTGGTGAACCAGCCGATCTTGGTCAGGCACCACACCACGAAGAACTGCGTCGCCAGCGTGGCGGCGGCGAGGTAAAAGCCGCGGATGCGCAACGAAGGCAGGCCGAACACGATGCCGACCATGGCCGCGCACAAGCCGCCGAGCACGAAAGCGAGCAGCACCGGTATGCCGGGTATGCGCAGCATGAAGTTGTACGACGCGAACGCGCCGACCGCCATGAACGCGGCGGTCCCGAGCGACAGCTGCCCCGCGTAGCCGGTCAGGATGTTCAGCCCGAGCGCGGCCAGCGCGAAGATCAGGAACGGGATCAGCACCGCCGAGAATAGGTAGGGCGAGGCGACGAGCGGCACCCCCAGGAAGGCGATCGCCAGCACGAGCGCGATGCCCACGCGGTCCTGGCGGATGGGGAAGATCTGGCTGTCTGCCTGGTAGGTGATTTTGAATTGGCCTGCTTCACGGTAGAACATGTTTTATTCCCGATTCGTTGAAACGTTATGCCTGGAATGCGCTTGCGATTCCGGCTAGATTCGTCGGATGATCTTTTCGCCAAACAGCCCCTCTGGGCGCACCAGCAAGAACAGCAGCGCCAGCACATACGGGAACCAGCCCTCGATGCCGCCGCCCACCATCGGGCCGATATAGACCTCGGCCAGTTTCTCGGAAGCACCGATGATCAGTCCACCGATGATCGCGCCTGGCACCGAGGTGAAGCCACCGAGGATCAGCACCGGCAGCGCCTTCAGGGCGACGAAGGTGAGCGCGAACTGCACGCCGTTGCGCGCGCCCCACAGCATGCCCGCCACCAGCGCGACGAAGCCGGCCACCGCCCACACGATGCCCCAGATCTGCTGCAGGGGAATGCCCACCGCCAGCGCCGCCTGGTGATCGTCGGCCACCGCGCGCAGCGCGCGTCCGATCTTGGTCTTGGAGAAGAACAGCGCCAGTGCCGTCACCAGCACCGCGCAGATGCCGGCTGATGTCACATCGAACTGCGACACCGCGATGTTGAACCGGTCGAGCAGGAACTGCAGCGGCACGTCCTCGATGCCGATATCCAGCCGGCGCACTTCCGAACCCCAGATCAGCTGCGCCAATCCTTCGATGAAGAAAGTCAGGCCGATGGTCGCCATGAACAGCGTGATTTCCGGCTGGTTTACCAGCGGGCGCAGCACGATCTTTTCGGTGGCCAGGCCCAAGAGCACCATCGCCGCCATCGTCAGCGGCACCGCGATCCATAAGGAGACGCCGAACTTGGCGACGATGCCCACGCAGGTCGACGCCGCGAAGAACACCATCGCGCCCTGCGCGAAGTTGAACACGCCGGAGGCCTTGTAGATGAGCACGAAGCCGAGCGCGACCAGCGCGTACATCACGCCGGCCAAAAGGCCGCCGATGAAGACTTCGAAGAAGAAGCTGATGTCCATTTCGTATCCCTGTTATTCGTTGCTTCGGACTGCTCCCTTCTCCCGTCCACGGGAGAAGGCGGGTGCGTCAATGCGCCACGCCCAGGTAGGCATTGATCACTTCCTGGTTGTTGCGCACCTCGTCGGGCGTGCCGTCGCCAATCTTCTTGCCGTAGTCGAGCACGACGACGCGGTCCGAGATATCCATTACCACCCCCATGTCATGCTCGATGAGCACGATGGTGGTGCCGAACTGGTCGTTGACGTCGAGGATGAAGCGGCACATGTCCTGCTTTTCCTCCACGTTCATGCCGGCCATCGGTTCGTCCAGCAAGAGGATTTCCGGCTCCGCCGCCAGCGCACGCCCGAGTTCGACGCGCTTTTGCAGGCCATAGGGCAGGCGGGACACCGGCGTCTTGCGGATGGCCTGGATTTCGAGGAAGTCGATGATCTCTTCCACCTTCTTGCGGTGTGCGATTTCTTCCTTCTGCGCCGGGCCCCAGTACAGCGCCTGCAGCAGGAAATTGGTCTGCATCTTCAGGTTGCGGCCGGTCATGATGTTGTCGAGTACCGACATGCCCTTGAACAGCGCGATGTTCTGGAAGGTGCGCGCAATGCCGCTTTTCGCCGCCGCATAGGTGTCCATGCCGCGCCGTTGCTGGCCGCGATAGATGATTTCGCCTTCCTGCGGGCGATAGACGCCGTTGATCACGTTAAGCATCGAGCTCTTGCCCGCGCCGTTGGGGCCGATGATGGCGCGGATCTCGTGCTCGCGCACGTTGAAGGAGATGTCGGTGAGCGCCTTGACCCCGCCGAACGACAGGCAGATGTTGCGCAGGTCGAGGATCACCTCGCCGATGTTGCGGTTGCCATGCATGTCAGGCCGCCTTCTTCAGGGTGGAATAGGTCTTCACGTCGACGATGCGCAGGTCGGCCGCGACCTTGCCCTGGCGGCCATCCTCGAACTTCACCTGCGTCTCGATGTATTGCGAGA is a window from the Noviherbaspirillum sp. UKPF54 genome containing:
- a CDS encoding phenylacetate--CoA ligase family protein, which encodes MTDHLDSLETRAPQLREADLMTRLPQLVARARCAPGWMRTLDGVNPRDVTSRAALAQLPVTRKSDLKQLQQEAMPFGGLNATPVRELRRLFMSPGPIFDPEGQGVDWWRFARPMAAAGLRAGDVVQNCFSYHFTPAAYMVEGGAARLGCPVIPAGIGQTEMQVQAMAALQPDAYIGTPSFLKIIIEKAREMNADISSVRRAVVGAEALPPSLRAWFHDNGVPTVLQMYGSADIGNIAYETQTGGKVNPGMIVDEDLILEIVRPGTGDPLPEGEVGEVVVTSFNPDYPLLRFATGDLSAVLPGASPCGRTNTRIRGWMGRADQTTKVRAMFVHPAQVAEVARRHPAILKARLVVSGEMANDVMTLHCEVAQAAAVPVEAIVATIRDITKLRGEVMLVPPGSLPNDGKVIEDARNYE
- a CDS encoding ABC transporter ATP-binding protein — its product is MSIAPVTNATPADAGRPYLSVNNIEVIYDHVILVLKGVSLQVPQGKIVALLGANGAGKSTTMKSISTLLRGERGDVTKGSVEFKGERVDQLTPNELVKRGLSQVMEGRHCFGHLTVEENLLTGAYTRRLSRGELKDALDKVYHYFPRLKERRNSQAGYTSGGEQQMCAIGRSLMAKPSMILLDEPSMGLAPQIVEEIFEIVKDLNRKENVSFLVAEQNTMVALRYADFGYILENGRVVMEGAAQDLATNEDVKEFYLGVAGAERKSFRDMKFYRRRKRWLA
- a CDS encoding ABC transporter substrate-binding protein, yielding MKLIKSILLGAALAGSIGAAAAQEQYIPLPSYRVGPYAAGGSGFYGGAIDYFNLVNANGGINGVKIKWEECETEYNASRGVECYERMKSKNGGAALVDPLSTGIAYGILDRVATDKIPMTMLGYGRSDAANGKVFPYVFPLITSYWNQAAAMVAYLGSLNGGAEKLKGKKIVHLYHDSAFGKEPMPVLDAEAQKYGFELIKIPVAHPGNEQQSQWLQIRQAKPDYVILWGWGVMNAVAIKTAQRNGFPREKILGVWWAGSEEDTVPAGDAAKGYTTMTFNTPGNYPVLDDIRKKVYDAGKGNLDDKGRIGSVYHMRGVTAAILWTEAIRKAQEKFGKGKVMSGEQVRWGFENLDVNEARQKALGALGMFPPVKTSCDDHEGSGAVKVQQWTGSKWVPITPNWVTGDKALTRRLLEESSAKYATEKNIKPACAS
- a CDS encoding branched-chain amino acid ABC transporter permease; this encodes MFYREAGQFKITYQADSQIFPIRQDRVGIALVLAIAFLGVPLVASPYLFSAVLIPFLIFALAALGLNILTGYAGQLSLGTAAFMAVGAFASYNFMLRIPGIPVLLAFVLGGLCAAMVGIVFGLPSLRIRGFYLAAATLATQFFVVWCLTKIGWFTNNSSSGVITAQKIVILGYEFDTPASKYLLTLCIVCVMAVLLKNMIRTNVGRSWMAVRDMDVAAEVIGFRLMRTKLLAFAVSSFYCGVAGALYAFAYLGTVEPEAYSLDLSFRILFMIIIGGVGSVIGAFFGSAFIVLLPIFLNIIAHSLALPTSVASNLELMVFGALIIFFLIVEPHGLARLWQIAKEKLRLWPFPH
- a CDS encoding branched-chain amino acid ABC transporter permease, with protein sequence MSFFFEVFIGGLLAGVMYALVALGFVLIYKASGVFNFAQGAMVFFAASTCVGIVAKFGVSLWIAVPLTMAAMVLLGLATEKIVLRPLVNQPEITLFMATIGLTFFIEGLAQLIWGSEVRRLDIGIEDVPLQFLLDRFNIAVSQFDVTSAGICAVLVTALALFFSKTKIGRALRAVADDHQAALAVGIPLQQIWGIVWAVAGFVALVAGMLWGARNGVQFALTFVALKALPVLILGGFTSVPGAIIGGLIIGASEKLAEVYIGPMVGGGIEGWFPYVLALLFLLVRPEGLFGEKIIRRI
- a CDS encoding ABC transporter ATP-binding protein; this translates as MHGNRNIGEVILDLRNICLSFGGVKALTDISFNVREHEIRAIIGPNGAGKSSMLNVINGVYRPQEGEIIYRGQQRRGMDTYAAAKSGIARTFQNIALFKGMSVLDNIMTGRNLKMQTNFLLQALYWGPAQKEEIAHRKKVEEIIDFLEIQAIRKTPVSRLPYGLQKRVELGRALAAEPEILLLDEPMAGMNVEEKQDMCRFILDVNDQFGTTIVLIEHDMGVVMDISDRVVVLDYGKKIGDGTPDEVRNNQEVINAYLGVAH